In the genome of Candidatus Electrothrix rattekaaiensis, the window AGCCATAAAGGGGCTACCTGTTCACTGGCCGCCCCTTACTACTGTACATACTCTACGAAAATTTTATTCTGGAAATTTCCGCATAAAACTTCACTATCCCTTATCGCCGGGACGAATCAGTCACATTTAAGAGAAAGCCCTTTTGTATCAATAACTTCTACCTCGGAGGCTCTTTTTCTTTCTGATACTTTTCTGCTTCTCTCAAGCGTATGCGATGCGGCATTACAGTCATAGGTACCGGGAGTCAGCTGAAAGGAACCTTCCCACCCGATATGGTGACCGCCATTCATGACCCAGGAGAAATTTGAAATTTTTTCGGCACCGTTGATGTCAACCGGGATATCCTGACCAAGTGTGTAAATATTCACCACCGGTTTCCTCTTCCCATCTTGCATGCTGTCTTTCTGTAAGACAAGAACAAAAACCGTGTTGGTTATACTGTCATAACGCAGGTAAACACTCGGCAATACTTCTCCTGCATTGTATCCAGAACGCATGGGTATGGAAGAATCTTTGTCCAAATCCCACTCATCATACTGACCATCAACAACGGGTGTTTGCGTCCCGGCCTGCGCCGCAAGAGGAAAAACGATAAAGAAGAATACCGCCAATCCTGCCATGCGTCTGCTGAGTAAAGAATATCGTGCTCCTTTCATTACACCACCTCCTGGTATTGGAAACTAAAAGCAGGTAACCCGGCTGTCTCTCCTATCAGAGACCCGTGGCTTTCCGACGCCGCCTCACGACGGCTGTGGCTTTATCAACTTTCCGACACAGGATTTGGTATTCCTGCAATCCTGCTCCGCACAGAAAGTCAGGCACCCGCTGTAAAAGCATAGAGGTACTTAATAGTAAGTTTAAAAATATTAGATTATTTTGTCAACTTTTTTAATTAAACGAGGCTTATACAGAAAGGAGAAAAGAGGATAGCTCTACTTCATTTCACAGGAGGGAATAAGTTTATAAAGCAAAAAATACATCTAAACTACAAATGCTTAATGAAAAAAATGAATACATCCGGCCAAGAAACCAATATCACTTTGTGGTAAAAATATTTTTTTCCAACATGTTAAGCTGTTCACCACTTCCTTCAGCTTTTGCGGCCCCTTTCTCCGTCTATAATTTCCGTTTTTTTTGTTCAAGAGACATTTTTTTATTGCCAAGTTTTCAAAAAAGCAGTATTTAACCGCGCCCTTTTTTCCCAGAACATGAACCTTTGCAAAAAGAGCTTAAAATTAAAGAGATAAGCTCAAAGGTGACCCCGAAGAAAAAAATATGCGCTTGACCGTACTCTACTGCTTTCGATTTCACATCGGGTGACTTGCGAGCAGGCTTTGCACAACTCTTTTTAAGGAGACTGTATGCCATGATTTATCCAAAAGAATTTGGGATCAATCCCCTGTATCCGCAAGCTGCCGACTTTGAACGCATCTACAAAGATGAGCTTTCAGGTTCAGGTATCATCACCAAGAGATATTTTGCTCAGGGTGATTTGCTGGCAATGGTAACAGGAGAAGAGGTGTCGGAAATTTTCCAGCATACTCTTCAGATTGCGCCGGATCGCCATCTGTATGACCCTTATTTTTCAGGATACTTTCTTCATTCCTGTTCACCGAATATTTCACTTGATATGGAAAGACGGACAGTAACCGCTCTTTGCGATATCGAGCCGGGCAGCTATCTCTATATGGATTATGCTGAAACGGAAGATGTTCTCTTTAAACAGTTTCCCTGCTCCTGCGGCAGCCCGAACTGCCGTTTATGGATCACAGGTCGAAAGGAAGGCGACAGCGTTGCACACGCTATCGCCCAAGGAAACCCTGCCGGACTCATGACCGCAGTTCATTGCGCAGGCGAGGGCTGATGAACAGCAGGCAGTACACTACTTGGTGGCAGAGACAGGATCTCTGCTACCGGGACGGACAACTCTTTTTTGCGGATCGGGCAGTCAGGCAGCTGGCTGCCCAGTTCGGTTCACGGTCCTTTGTCTACTCCTTTGCCCGAGTGCAAGAAAACCTGAACCGACTTCGACAGGCCCTGGATGAGGCAAAGCTGGCAGGCGGCTTTTCGGTCTTGTATGCCATGAAGGCCAATCGCTTTGTCCCGCTGCTGACCCGACTTGAGGAAACAGGTCTCTGCGGTATTGATGCCTGTTCCCCGAGCGAGGTCGAATTGGCAGTCAGTTGCGGATTCAGGCCCTCTGACATTTCCTTTACTGCGGGCAACCTGTCCCGCGCTGATTATGAACAGCTCGCCCCTTATGATGGGCTGTTTATGGATTGCGATTCCCTGCATGCGATCCGAACCTGGGCAAAGTATAAGCCCGGTGCAAAGATCGGTCTACGGATCAATCCGGCTGCCGGGGTAAACCGCGAGGCCAACAGCACCCTGCAATATGCGGGCAACAAGGTCACCAAGTTCGGGATCTATCAGGAGCAGTTCGACGAGGCCCTGGCAACAGCTGCGGACTGCGGACTGACGATCAGTAAGATCCATTTTCACACGGGCTGCGGCTATCTCACGCCCCAGCTTGAGCAGCTGGAGGCGGTCATAGAACGTTGTATGTGCTTTATAAAACGCTGTGACAAGCTGGAAAAGGTGAATATGGGCGGAGGACTCGGTGTTCCCCATAATGCCTTTGATCAACCCCTTGATTTGTATCAATGGGCCAAGGTGCTGAAAAAACATTTCAGCGGCACCGGCCTTCATCTGGAGGTGGAACCGGGAGAATACCTGCTCAAGGATGCGGGCCTGCTGCTGCTGGAGAAAACCATGATTGAGAAAAAGAAAGACACCCTCTTTCTCGGGGTTGATGGGGGATTTAACTTGGCACCGGAACCGGCCTATTATCAACTCCCCCTGCAACCGGTTCCTCTGGAGCTGGGTAACGGGCAGTTCATGCCGATGCGGGTGGTCGGCAATATCAACGAGGCTATTGATGTGTGGTATGACGAGTCCTGGATGCCCGACATGGCCGGACAGGAGTATCTGGCCCTGATCAATGCGGGTGCCTATTCGTCCTCAATGGCTTCAAATCATTGTATGCGCGGTCAGTTTAAGGAGTTTTTGCTGACCTGATTTCGTCTTTTTCCCCGGCAGGTCACTCCGTCCCGGAGACAGCTTTCTGCTGTCTCCCCCCTCTTCCTTGGAATTCCGATTGCATTTTTCCCCTTGCTAAGGTTTTATAGCCAGTTGGGTTTCTCTTGAACACAGGAGATCGCCTCTTGTGTTCTCATCTGCCCTTTGCACAACATTACACTGTGATTTCCTTTTTCACTGCTCCCGATTTTTTATCTGTTCAGCAAGGAGACCGTTATATGCTGCAAACACTTTACGTACATAACTTCAGGTGCTTAGAAAACTTCACCCTGGATACGAAGGAACTCTCCTCTTTTCTTTTAATAGGAAAAAACGGTTCCGGAAAATCAACGATTTCCCGTGTGCTTGAAGTGTTCCAGTCCATCGGGAGAGGAATCAACAGAATTCGGGATATTGTCTCGGAAAATGATTTCTCTCGTGGACGTTCCAACGTTCCAATCAGATTCGTCCTGGAAATTCTGCTTGAAGATACGCTGTACCAATATGAACTTGCCTTGGAACTGCCGGAAAATTTCAAAGAGCTTAGGATTGCCGAGGAGCGGCTGTCTGTTGCAGGCAAACCAATCTATTCCCGAAAGCAGGCCGAAGTGCTCATTCATACCCCCCACAAAGAAGTAAGCTTCTTCGTGGATTGGCATCTTGTCGCCCTGCCGATCATTCAGGAACAATCAGCGTCTGATCCGCTGCATATTTTCAAGACGTGGCTTTCGCGCATGATCATCCTGGCACCGGTGCCGAGTATTATTACCGGTGAGTCAAGCGGTGAAACATTATTTCCAATACGAAACGGTTCAAATTTCGGCGAATGGATTTCCGGATTATTCAGCCGTTATCCTGCCGCCTATATGCATGTTGACAAATATCTCCGAAAACTCATGCCTGATATGCAGGATTTCCAGAATGAACATATCGGCAAAGACGCAAAGAACATGATCGTTCGTTTCAATGAAAACAACACGGCAACATTATGTATTGACTTTAAAAATCTATCTGACGGCGAAAAATGTTTTTTTCTTTGCGCCGCGTTATTGGCCGCTAACAAGTTCTATAGCCCGCTGTTCTGCTTTTGGGATGAACCGGACAGTTATCTTTCTCTTGCTGAAGTAGGACATTTCATTACTGAACTGAGACGGACCTTTGAAGGAGGAACAAGCCAGATACTCATGACGTCGCATAACCCGGAGGCTATACGAAAATTCTCAAGCGAAAATACTTTTTTTCTGGACAGAAAAAGCCATCTTGAACCGACACTGATCAAAAGGCTTTCCGACCTCCGGTTGGATGGGGATCTCATTGACACCCTGATCTGCGGAGATCTCGAACTATGAGCGTCAACAAATATCTGCCGCATCTTCTTATCCTGCCTGAAGATGATGCCAACCGTGAACTTGCAAACGGATTTGTCCTTAACCATGCCGTTAATTCACGCGCTGTTCAGATACTGCCACCTGCCGGAGGATGGAAAAAAGTTTTACATAAATTTCAGGCTAATTATCTTGACGGGATGCGAAAAAAATACCGGGAAAGGCACCTTGTCCTTCTGATTGATTTTGACCAGGATAAGAAGAGGATGCATCGTGTACAAGAGAAGATTCCGCAGGATGTTGCTGATCGAGTTTTTGTTCTCGGAACATGGTCGGAACCGGAAGCTCTCAGGACAAAAACAGGGAAAACATTTGAGAAGATAGGAAGTGAGCTTGCGAAAGACTGCCCTGACATCAGGAATGAATTATGGTCGGATGAACTGCTTCAGCATAATGAATTGGAAGAAGTTATTTCATCTGTCGGTTCCTTCCTGTTTGAATAAAGAAATGTCGTGATTACGAAAAGAAAACAAAGTTTCGTTTTGAACACAGGAGGTCTCCTTTTGTGTTCTCATCGACCCTTTGAAGAAAAACAAGCCGTCATTCTCTTTCTCGCTGCTCCCGATTTTTCAACACGACTGGCGTGAGGACAAAATCAGGCTGTCATGTTTTAAAATCAAGCGTTCCGTTTAAAGAAATGAGACGTGCGAGGAGAAAAAGAAGAGGTGCTTTTTAAAAAAGTGTCACTCGTTTTTAAAGATGGTGCTGTCCTCTTTCTGCTCACGCCTCTCCATTCTTAAAAATGATAAGCGCGAGGAGAAAATGGAGCTGTCCTTTTTTAAAACCGAGCCTTCCTCTTTAAAAGAGGAGTCGTCCTTTTTCTTCTCGCAGCTCTTGATTCTTAAAATGGAGACGTGCGAAGAGAGAAAGGAGCTGATGTTTATTATCACTGAATACTCAATTTCAGAAAAGGGGTATACGAAGAAGGAACTGAGCTGACCGATGGATAAAATAGCTGCTCCTGATTTCAAAAAAATATATTAGCTGATAATCATGAAAGTTACGGAAAGAAAATATCTTGCCGCCTATTCACGCATCATAGGAAGTCAGATTAAAGACCTGCTCACCCGATTTGACTTTTCAGAAGAAAACGGGCAATTCGAGTACCTGACCAAAGCTTCCGCTGTCTATTCCTCAAACATAGAAGGCAACAGCGTTGATTTGAATTCGTACATGAATTATGAGCTGAGCCAGACAAACTCCAAGCCGGGAAAAGAGATTGAAGAGATAGAAAACCTCATTGCAGCCTACGGCTTTGCTCAACAAAATGCCTTAACAGAGGCGACTCTGCTCCATTGCCACAAGATATTTTCTGAAACATTTCTGATAAAGAGTAAGAGAGGAGTGTACAGAGTTGAGCCTGTGGGCGTGTTTGGCAAAACAGGTATGGCCTACTTGGCCGTAGAACCTGAATTTATCGGGAAGGAAATGGAGACCTTCTTCAGCGGTATTGCTGAACTCATCGCCACGTCATTGACGACGGAAGAAATCTTTTATTTTGCCGCCCTGCTCCATTTGCGCTTTGCCCATATTCATCCCTTTAGAGACGGCAACGGAAGAGCGGCACGGCTGCTGGAAAAATGGTTCCTCGCGGAAAAGCTCGGACAGCAATTCTGGAAGATACCGTCTGAGCAGTATTATAAAGAGCATCAGCCAGAATACTATGCAGTAATACATCTGGGCATCAACTTTTACGAACTTGATTATGGCAGGTGCCTTGATTTCTTGGTGATGCTGCCAGAATGTTTACTCTAATCGGCAGTACAATCCGCTGGCCCGCACTGTAGCGAACCCTCCGATCTCCATAAGGAACACACCCGTAATGCACTACCAAGGCAATATCATCCGTCCTCCCAGCGAGGCCAACGCTATTATTCTTCAAATCACGGTGGGCTGCTCGCATAACCGTTGCACCTTCTGCGGGGCCTATCGTGCTCCTGAACAACAGTTCCATATAAAGGACGACCGCACCATTGATGAGGACATAGCCTTTGCGGCCCAGTATTGTCGTCGGCAAAAGACCGTCTTCCTTGCGGATGGAGATGCCTTAGTCATCCCGCAAAAAAAGCTGCTCCATCTCTGTCAAAAAATACGCTCAGAACTCCCTTGGGTACGTCGTATCAGCCTTTATGCCAATTGCCGGAATATTCTCAAACGCTCTGTACAAGAACTGGTGGAGCTGAAACAGGCCGGTGTGGGCCGTATTTACATGGGTCTGGAGACCGGCTGTGAACAGGTATTGGAGGAAATCAGAAAAGGAGCAACTGCCTGTGAGATGATCAAGGCAGGCCAGAGAGTACGGGAAGCCGGGATTTTTCTTTCTGTCACTTGCCTGCTGGGTATAGGGGGAACCCAATATTCCCGGCAACATGCCGAAGACACCGCAGCAGTCTTGAACAAAATGCAACCAAACCAGGTTGCTGTGCTTACCCTGATGCTGTTAGAAAATACAGAATTAGGGCAAGCAGCCGCCGCAGGTTCTTTTTATCTCCCGGATCAAGTCGGATTATTCCAGGAACTCCGCACCCTGCTTGCAGGCTTAGGAAGTTTCCGCTGCCAATTCCAAGCTAATCATGCCTCCAATTATTTCGCCCTGGACGGACGCCTGCCCAAGGACCATGAAGCCTTTCTTGCCATCATTGACCAAGCTCTCTCAGGAGCTGTTGCGTTAAAACCAGAAGGGTTACGCGCTCTGTAGCATTACCTAGCATTTTAACAACCCAGTTATCTTAGACTGAAATAAATATTATGACATCTGAACAAACCAAGACCGATTTAAAAAACTTAACCCAAGATGAACTGGTCGAGTATGTGGAATCCCTGGGGCAACCCGGCTTTCGCGGTCGCCAGATCCTGGCCTGGATCTATAAACCCGGCATTACTGACTTTGAGGAGATGACCGATCTGGCCAAAACGTTTCGCGCCGTGTTGGCTGATCATGCTTGGATGAGCAGGTTTGTTGATCCAATCACAGAAATTTCCCAGGACGGGGCTGTTAAATTCGGTTTTCGGCTAGATGACGGTTTGATGATTGAATCGGTTCTGATTCCCGAAGAGGATCGTAATACCCTTTGCGTTTCCTCGCAGGCTGGCTGCGCTATGGGCTGCCGTTTCTGTGTGACCGGCAGTATGGGCTTTCAGCGCAACCTGACCCGTGCGGAAATTGTCAATCAGGTCTGTGCGGTGGGGGACTGGATGCGGGAACATGAGGAGCACTGCCCGAAACAGGAGTTGACCAATATCGTGTTCATGGGCATGGGCGAGCCTTTAGCGAATATGAACAACCTGCTCGCAAGCCTCTCCCTGCTCACGGAGCAACGAGGGCTGGATTTTGCCGCCCGAAGGATCACGGTCTCCACCTGCGGACTCGTGCCGCAGATGCTGGAGCTGGGCAGACAAAGCAGCGTCAATCTGGCGGTCTCCCTCCATGCGGCGGATAACGCCACCAGAAGCTGCCTCATGCCGGTTAATGACCGCTGGCCCATTGAGGAACTGTTAACAGCCTGCAAGGAATATCCGGGCAAAAAACGGCAGCGGATCATGTTTGAATACACCCTGTTTGCAGGAATCAATGATTCTGATGAGGATGCGCACAGGCTCGCCGGTTTACTCAGGGAGGTCCCCTGTAAGATTAACCTGCTCTCTGTGAACAAGGGGGAAGGTGATGAATTTATCAGCCCGTCCAGTGACCGTATTCTGAGCTTTCAGGAGATACTGCGGCAGGAAAACTACACTGTCTTTATTCGTCAGAGCAGAGGAGCGGATATATCAGCGGCCTGCGGCCAATTGGCAGGTAAGGTCGCAAACAAAGTGGGGGGTATTTGTTGAGAAATTCCCTACTCAGGCCGATTACCGCTTCAGCTCAAGACCCTGTTCCTGAAAAACTTCTTGGTGCCCCATATCCTTGAGCCCTTTGCGAAATTTTTTATGCAGTTTATTATCCTCAATAACCATCCAAGCGCAATCAATAATACCTTCTGCGGCATCTTTCTCTGAAATTTCTTGGGCAATAGTGACAGTACCATCATCCTCAATTTCACAAAGACGCTTGTAAGGGTCAAGCTGTGGATATATCCCTGAAAAATCAATAAATTTCAATTTCAAATCAATAAGAGGTTCAGCCTTGGCCTTTTTACTGGTCACTGTTCGCGCAAACAGTGCTATAAATTCATTTAATGCCTTGTTAAGCTCAGAAGGTGCTTGCTTCAATGGCATTACATCATTGCCCTTGTCTGGGAGCCCATCCAGTGGCTTATCCTCTTCCCCGGCGTCCTGCTCTACTTCCCTGACTGCTGGAGAAAGCGGATCACCGGTAAAGTAGCCGATACTGTAGGTTCCGCCATTTTTCTGGAGCATCCCCAAAAGGGTATTATAATCTGCATCAGAAGGGCTTAATCCCCCGGTTCCCCAGTAATAAGAGCCACCGCGCCGTTGCCCTTCATGAAAGAAAAGCACTGCGCAATCCTCTTTTCCGTCCACATTAACTTCGATGAACCCTGAAAATTCTTTTTGACTGAGGCGAAAAGTAAGATCAGGGAGACTCACCTTACCTGAAGTAAGGGTATTCTGTGCGCGTCTGAACGCTGGCATCTGGCCCCAGAAAAAAATTGAGCTCGAATCAAGATAATAGATCGTCACCTGAAAACTTTTTTTCTGCAAGGACATGAGAACGTGGTCAAGCTGATCCGACACACGGGCGTGTTCCCCGCTATTCTGGGTCACTGCCCGGACAATATCATACTCATCAAAATAAACTAACAGCTCTTGGTCCCCAGAGTTGCAGTACAGACAACCTGATCCTATCTCACCTTGAAGATGCTGGACAGTCTTTTCAATATCAAGGTAATAGCTATTCAGACCTGTTAAAAAAGGTTTTTCTCTCGGTAACAGCATTTGTCAGCCTTATTTTGTCAGCCTTGATGGTATCTTAATCTTTTCATGCGTGATAACAACGAACTCTCTTTACTCAATAGTTACTCAATAATATCACGGATAATATCATAATCAGCATCTGACGCCGATTTAAAAGCGGAGACCCTCATGGCCTTAAGTGCCGGATCCCCCGGAAGCAAACCGAGGAGAGCCTTTTGGAGGTCATCTTTCTGTATCTGGGGCATCTTACGACTTATAGAGACAACCCAGTTCGGAAGTGGAGCAGTCTTGGCCACAGAAGTAATAGAGCCCGGAGTAATATATTGATCCGCCTTATGCAGGGCATATTCACTGATAAAACCGGCGTCAACGTCACCAATACTCACAGAAATAATAACATTTTCTTCACTATGATTGGCAGCTTCAGTCAGCTGGCAATCCCGTTCAACATCAATATCTTTTTCTTTTAGAGTTAATTTTTGCGATAAAAATCCTCCTGCCGACTCTCGACTGACGATCATGATTTTTTTTCCCTTGAGATCCTCAATGCCTGAAATACCTGACTCGGGCCGACTGATAATAATCCCCCTGGAAAGGGTATCGTGTTGTGCTGTCACCGCACTGGCTATCGCTTCATGTACATTGGATATGTTCACATAAATAGAGGGATTTTCATAGCCTATAACTATGTTGCCGTGTAATACTTCTGCCGTATATTGATCAACGTTCTTTGCGATTAGTAGCCTAATATCATTTCCTGTTTCTTCGCTGAGTCGAGCTGCAAGAGGGTGCAGCATCGCTGTCATTTGCTCAGCAGAAAAAAGTGGTGGCATCGAGAGGAGATAGTTTTCTGCTGAAGCCGAAGAACAAAGGCAGCAAAGCAGACCAAATAGACCAAACAGAAAAAGAGCTCTTTTTTTCATACAGTGTAAGGTGGGGTGGGTGTCGTTTATCGGCTCAGCCGCTCCATAGCGACTTTGATAGAATGGCGCATGCGCTCAAGGGCTGCTCCCAGTTCTCTGATTTCCCGTGGTCCTGCCGCCATAATGGCAAGATCCAATTCCCCCAGGCTAATCCTGTTGGCAACGTTGGT includes:
- a CDS encoding SET domain-containing protein-lysine N-methyltransferase; the encoded protein is MIYPKEFGINPLYPQAADFERIYKDELSGSGIITKRYFAQGDLLAMVTGEEVSEIFQHTLQIAPDRHLYDPYFSGYFLHSCSPNISLDMERRTVTALCDIEPGSYLYMDYAETEDVLFKQFPCSCGSPNCRLWITGRKEGDSVAHAIAQGNPAGLMTAVHCAGEG
- a CDS encoding diaminopimelate decarboxylase — encoded protein: MNSRQYTTWWQRQDLCYRDGQLFFADRAVRQLAAQFGSRSFVYSFARVQENLNRLRQALDEAKLAGGFSVLYAMKANRFVPLLTRLEETGLCGIDACSPSEVELAVSCGFRPSDISFTAGNLSRADYEQLAPYDGLFMDCDSLHAIRTWAKYKPGAKIGLRINPAAGVNREANSTLQYAGNKVTKFGIYQEQFDEALATAADCGLTISKIHFHTGCGYLTPQLEQLEAVIERCMCFIKRCDKLEKVNMGGGLGVPHNAFDQPLDLYQWAKVLKKHFSGTGLHLEVEPGEYLLKDAGLLLLEKTMIEKKKDTLFLGVDGGFNLAPEPAYYQLPLQPVPLELGNGQFMPMRVVGNINEAIDVWYDESWMPDMAGQEYLALINAGAYSSSMASNHCMRGQFKEFLLT
- a CDS encoding AAA family ATPase, giving the protein MLQTLYVHNFRCLENFTLDTKELSSFLLIGKNGSGKSTISRVLEVFQSIGRGINRIRDIVSENDFSRGRSNVPIRFVLEILLEDTLYQYELALELPENFKELRIAEERLSVAGKPIYSRKQAEVLIHTPHKEVSFFVDWHLVALPIIQEQSASDPLHIFKTWLSRMIILAPVPSIITGESSGETLFPIRNGSNFGEWISGLFSRYPAAYMHVDKYLRKLMPDMQDFQNEHIGKDAKNMIVRFNENNTATLCIDFKNLSDGEKCFFLCAALLAANKFYSPLFCFWDEPDSYLSLAEVGHFITELRRTFEGGTSQILMTSHNPEAIRKFSSENTFFLDRKSHLEPTLIKRLSDLRLDGDLIDTLICGDLEL
- a CDS encoding Fic family protein; translation: MKVTERKYLAAYSRIIGSQIKDLLTRFDFSEENGQFEYLTKASAVYSSNIEGNSVDLNSYMNYELSQTNSKPGKEIEEIENLIAAYGFAQQNALTEATLLHCHKIFSETFLIKSKRGVYRVEPVGVFGKTGMAYLAVEPEFIGKEMETFFSGIAELIATSLTTEEIFYFAALLHLRFAHIHPFRDGNGRAARLLEKWFLAEKLGQQFWKIPSEQYYKEHQPEYYAVIHLGINFYELDYGRCLDFLVMLPECLL
- a CDS encoding radical SAM protein: MHYQGNIIRPPSEANAIILQITVGCSHNRCTFCGAYRAPEQQFHIKDDRTIDEDIAFAAQYCRRQKTVFLADGDALVIPQKKLLHLCQKIRSELPWVRRISLYANCRNILKRSVQELVELKQAGVGRIYMGLETGCEQVLEEIRKGATACEMIKAGQRVREAGIFLSVTCLLGIGGTQYSRQHAEDTAAVLNKMQPNQVAVLTLMLLENTELGQAAAAGSFYLPDQVGLFQELRTLLAGLGSFRCQFQANHASNYFALDGRLPKDHEAFLAIIDQALSGAVALKPEGLRAL
- the rlmN gene encoding 23S rRNA (adenine(2503)-C(2))-methyltransferase RlmN; amino-acid sequence: MTSEQTKTDLKNLTQDELVEYVESLGQPGFRGRQILAWIYKPGITDFEEMTDLAKTFRAVLADHAWMSRFVDPITEISQDGAVKFGFRLDDGLMIESVLIPEEDRNTLCVSSQAGCAMGCRFCVTGSMGFQRNLTRAEIVNQVCAVGDWMREHEEHCPKQELTNIVFMGMGEPLANMNNLLASLSLLTEQRGLDFAARRITVSTCGLVPQMLELGRQSSVNLAVSLHAADNATRSCLMPVNDRWPIEELLTACKEYPGKKRQRIMFEYTLFAGINDSDEDAHRLAGLLREVPCKINLLSVNKGEGDEFISPSSDRILSFQEILRQENYTVFIRQSRGADISAACGQLAGKVANKVGGIC
- a CDS encoding phosphate/phosphite/phosphonate ABC transporter substrate-binding protein, which gives rise to MKKRALFLFGLFGLLCCLCSSASAENYLLSMPPLFSAEQMTAMLHPLAARLSEETGNDIRLLIAKNVDQYTAEVLHGNIVIGYENPSIYVNISNVHEAIASAVTAQHDTLSRGIIISRPESGISGIEDLKGKKIMIVSRESAGGFLSQKLTLKEKDIDVERDCQLTEAANHSEENVIISVSIGDVDAGFISEYALHKADQYITPGSITSVAKTAPLPNWVVSISRKMPQIQKDDLQKALLGLLPGDPALKAMRVSAFKSASDADYDIIRDIIE